From Tepidimicrobium xylanilyticum, the proteins below share one genomic window:
- a CDS encoding S41 family peptidase, translating into MSKKRNITLVIILIIFTNIITFGATNLLTIRFKDRVILPASEYEQLMSSYRKYSKVMGLENYIKDNYLKVVDEDKLMEGQLKGLFQALEDPYSVYMTEDEFKSFTEQTQGIYGGIGVIVTPGEDNLITVVSPIEGTPGERAGIKTGDKIIKVNGEEFTADRMDQAVKLMKGEPKTKVNITILRKDKDGKNEYIDLEIIREEIRLETVKSDIIQDNIGYIKITSFDELTYDDFKKDLNNLMNKDIAGIIIDLRNNPGGLLNVCVDIADELLGEGVIVYTETRHGERVYERSDKRHVDIPLVVLVNEGSASASEILAGAIKDHNRGILIGSKTFGKGVVQRIRELSDGSGFKLTVSEYFTPNGTNIHGVGIEPDIVVDLPEDIQEIGVENLKEDTQLQKAIEKIKDMIQ; encoded by the coding sequence ATGTCTAAAAAAAGAAACATAACGTTGGTAATAATATTGATCATATTTACAAATATTATTACCTTTGGAGCAACCAACTTATTGACCATTAGATTCAAAGATAGAGTTATTCTACCAGCAAGTGAATATGAACAGCTTATGTCTTCGTATAGAAAATATTCTAAGGTTATGGGGTTGGAAAATTATATTAAAGATAATTACCTTAAGGTTGTAGATGAAGATAAGCTTATGGAAGGGCAATTAAAAGGGTTATTCCAAGCCCTAGAAGACCCTTATTCAGTATATATGACTGAAGATGAATTTAAAAGTTTTACAGAACAAACTCAAGGAATATATGGAGGAATAGGAGTAATAGTAACACCTGGCGAGGACAATCTAATAACTGTGGTATCTCCCATAGAAGGAACTCCAGGCGAAAGAGCAGGCATTAAAACGGGAGATAAGATTATCAAGGTGAACGGTGAAGAATTTACAGCAGATAGGATGGATCAAGCTGTAAAATTGATGAAGGGTGAACCCAAAACAAAAGTAAATATAACCATTTTAAGGAAAGATAAAGATGGCAAGAATGAGTATATAGATTTAGAAATAATAAGGGAAGAAATTAGATTGGAGACGGTTAAATCGGATATAATACAGGACAATATTGGGTATATTAAGATAACCTCATTCGATGAATTAACTTATGATGACTTTAAAAAGGATTTAAACAATCTGATGAATAAAGATATAGCAGGTATTATAATAGATTTAAGGAATAATCCTGGTGGACTATTAAATGTATGTGTGGATATAGCAGATGAGCTACTGGGAGAAGGGGTAATAGTATATACAGAAACTCGACATGGAGAAAGGGTTTATGAGAGATCGGATAAAAGACATGTAGATATTCCCTTAGTAGTGTTAGTAAATGAAGGTAGTGCCAGTGCATCTGAAATATTAGCAGGAGCTATTAAGGACCATAACAGAGGAATTCTTATAGGAAGCAAAACATTTGGCAAAGGGGTTGTCCAAAGGATAAGAGAATTATCTGATGGTTCTGGTTTTAAATTAACAGTATCTGAATACTTTACTCCAAATGGCACCAATATTCATGGCGTAGGGATAGAACCAGATATAGTTGTAGACTTGCCTGAAGATATACAGGAAATAGGAGTAGAAAACTTAAAAGAAGATACACAATTACAAAAGGCCATAGAGAAGATTAAAGATATGATTCAATAA
- a CDS encoding Lon protease family protein, translating to MEYLDKYLVPVEKLKKKCDPNLFEYDTTEYLPASRELIGQNRAMEALKYGLSIQRKGYNIYVSGLTGTGRNSYSYLVAKEFAEKRKAPKDWCYVFNFKRPKCPKAIGMEPGQGKEFKKDVEQVIKAIGTEIPKTLTSKEYENNRNLLYTTHQKRAQKIINELNDLAKQYNFIFRHTEKGILSIPLIDGKPMTDEELEQLSESKIEELVKTSNQLNQKAYDYVERIKEVEKEYLKEIRELREVNVLKVLNNHIDLLIEKYKDNEDICEYLNDMKMDIVKNYEMFMKEEEKEYLETIFTPVDRKEGFMKRYQVNLFIDNNGRKTAPVIREMNPTYYNLFGKIEYVNEFGVLKTDHMRIRPGSLHEANGGYIIIQVRDILQNPHAWEGLKRALTTEELIVENITGLNLISETLHPEPLPLEIKVIIIGDYYLHQLLYTFDDDFRKLFKIRADFDVEMEKTEENIKKIGSFVAYQCKEENLKPFDKTALAAIIERSSRIAGHQSKLTAKFNELVEIIYEADLWASMDGRDIVSREDVIKAIEKKNYRNNTYEEKLMELMEHNTIIIDTKGEKIGEINGLSVIDSGQYAFGRPSKITVNTYAGKEGIINIEREVEQSGSIYDKGVLILGGYLGEKYAKKFPLTLTASITFEQSYSGIDGDSASSTELYAMLSSLAEIPIKQSIAVTGSVNQKGLVQPVGGINEKIEGFYKLCKLKGLTGEEGVIIPYQNIDNLMLEDEVIDTVKNGKFKIYAVKTIDEGIEILTGIEAGQLDDNGEYPEGTINYFVQEKLRSYYEMSKEGVVE from the coding sequence GTGGAATATTTGGATAAGTATTTAGTACCTGTAGAGAAGCTGAAGAAAAAATGTGATCCTAATCTATTTGAATATGATACAACAGAGTATTTACCTGCATCAAGAGAATTAATTGGGCAAAATAGAGCTATGGAGGCCCTAAAATATGGACTTTCCATCCAAAGAAAGGGGTATAATATTTATGTTTCAGGCTTAACAGGGACTGGAAGAAATAGCTATTCTTATCTAGTTGCTAAGGAATTTGCAGAAAAGAGGAAAGCTCCTAAGGATTGGTGCTATGTATTCAATTTTAAAAGGCCTAAATGTCCTAAAGCAATAGGCATGGAGCCAGGACAGGGGAAAGAATTTAAGAAAGACGTGGAACAGGTAATAAAAGCTATAGGTACAGAAATTCCCAAAACTTTAACTTCTAAGGAATATGAAAATAATAGGAATTTATTATATACGACTCATCAAAAAAGAGCCCAAAAGATAATAAACGAATTAAACGACTTAGCTAAACAATATAATTTTATTTTCAGACATACTGAAAAGGGAATATTGAGTATACCGTTAATAGATGGTAAGCCTATGACCGATGAGGAATTAGAACAATTATCGGAATCTAAAATTGAAGAACTGGTTAAAACTTCCAACCAATTAAACCAAAAGGCTTACGATTATGTTGAAAGGATAAAGGAAGTAGAAAAGGAATATTTAAAGGAAATAAGAGAGTTAAGAGAGGTAAATGTACTAAAGGTTTTAAACAATCATATAGACCTTCTCATAGAAAAATATAAGGATAATGAGGATATATGTGAATATCTTAATGATATGAAAATGGATATAGTGAAAAATTATGAAATGTTCATGAAAGAAGAAGAGAAAGAATATTTAGAAACCATATTTACACCAGTTGATAGAAAAGAAGGTTTTATGAAAAGGTACCAAGTAAATCTATTCATAGATAACAATGGGAGAAAGACTGCTCCAGTAATAAGGGAGATGAATCCTACTTATTACAACTTGTTTGGAAAGATTGAGTATGTGAATGAATTTGGTGTATTAAAGACAGACCATATGCGAATTAGACCTGGATCCTTACATGAGGCTAATGGTGGCTATATAATAATACAGGTAAGGGATATATTACAAAACCCTCATGCTTGGGAAGGGTTAAAAAGAGCTTTAACTACAGAAGAGTTGATTGTGGAAAACATAACAGGCCTAAATCTAATATCTGAAACATTGCATCCAGAACCTCTTCCCTTAGAAATAAAGGTTATAATAATTGGAGATTATTACCTCCACCAATTGCTATACACTTTCGATGATGATTTTAGAAAGCTATTTAAGATAAGGGCAGATTTTGATGTGGAAATGGAAAAAACGGAAGAAAATATTAAGAAGATAGGTTCTTTTGTAGCCTATCAGTGTAAAGAAGAAAATTTAAAGCCCTTTGACAAAACTGCATTGGCAGCTATAATAGAACGGAGTAGTCGTATTGCAGGGCATCAGAGCAAATTAACAGCAAAATTTAATGAACTAGTGGAGATAATTTATGAAGCCGATTTGTGGGCTAGTATGGATGGCAGAGATATAGTTAGTAGAGAAGATGTAATAAAAGCAATAGAGAAGAAAAACTATAGGAATAATACCTATGAAGAAAAGTTAATGGAATTAATGGAGCATAACACAATAATAATAGACACAAAAGGAGAAAAAATAGGTGAAATTAATGGATTGTCCGTAATAGATTCAGGCCAATATGCCTTTGGGAGACCAAGTAAAATTACTGTAAATACCTATGCTGGTAAAGAAGGTATTATAAATATAGAAAGGGAAGTAGAACAATCAGGCAGTATCTATGATAAAGGAGTTTTAATTTTAGGAGGTTATTTAGGAGAGAAGTATGCGAAAAAATTCCCTTTAACTTTAACTGCCAGCATTACCTTTGAGCAATCCTATAGCGGTATAGATGGAGATAGTGCTTCTAGCACTGAATTGTATGCCATGTTATCCAGTTTGGCTGAAATACCTATAAAGCAGTCCATAGCGGTTACTGGATCTGTAAATCAAAAAGGTCTAGTTCAGCCTGTAGGAGGAATAAATGAGAAGATAGAAGGATTTTATAAGCTTTGTAAATTGAAAGGATTAACAGGGGAAGAAGGGGTCATCATACCTTATCAAAACATAGATAATCTAATGCTGGAAGATGAGGTAATTGACACGGTAAAAAACGGCAAATTTAAAATATATGCTGTTAAAACCATAGATGAAGGAATCGAAATACTGACTGGAATAGAAGCAGGACAATTAGATGATAATGGCGAGTATCCTGAAGGAACAATTAATTATTTTGTTCAGGAAAAGTTGAGAAGCTATTATGAAATGAGTAAAGAAGGAGTTGTTGAATGA
- the ftsX gene encoding permease-like cell division protein FtsX — translation MSMSFRILKNIIKQGFQGMWRNRGMGLASISSITAVLVILGLVLIIILSINNVVIDTKNKFDEVQIFLTDGITDEQRSKIENEAKNTQGVLSVVFQTKEQALEIMKRQWEDDAYLLEGLETNPLPDALIVQLRDIEYADLVVDKVKGLQGVEEIKYNKDIIDKLVLFANYIRAGGLVVVAILVFVSVFIISNTIKITVTARRREVDIMKYVGATNGYIRGPFIIEGLLFGLIGAMISILIINYGYGYFFNRVNDRLYVLFTVYLVSPKVLVKDIAIIFLAIGSGIGTLGSLVSLKRFLDA, via the coding sequence ATGAGCATGAGCTTTCGAATTCTTAAGAATATTATCAAGCAGGGATTTCAAGGAATGTGGAGGAATAGAGGAATGGGACTAGCTTCCATTAGCTCTATTACTGCAGTATTGGTAATCCTTGGTTTGGTTCTAATAATTATTTTGAGCATAAATAATGTGGTAATCGATACCAAGAATAAATTTGATGAAGTGCAAATATTTCTAACTGATGGAATTACAGATGAACAGAGAAGCAAGATTGAGAATGAGGCTAAGAATACCCAAGGGGTTTTATCAGTAGTATTTCAAACAAAGGAACAGGCTTTGGAAATAATGAAGAGACAGTGGGAAGATGATGCTTATCTATTGGAAGGTTTAGAAACAAATCCTCTACCCGATGCTTTGATTGTTCAGTTAAGGGATATAGAGTATGCTGATTTAGTAGTGGACAAGGTAAAAGGTCTTCAGGGAGTAGAAGAAATTAAATACAATAAGGATATTATAGATAAACTGGTACTATTTGCTAATTATATTAGAGCGGGAGGACTAGTAGTAGTTGCTATTTTAGTGTTTGTCTCGGTATTTATTATATCTAATACCATAAAGATAACTGTAACTGCAAGGCGAAGAGAGGTAGACATTATGAAATACGTAGGAGCTACTAATGGCTATATAAGGGGACCTTTCATTATAGAAGGTTTACTCTTTGGGCTTATTGGAGCCATGATATCCATTTTAATTATAAATTATGGGTATGGCTATTTCTTTAACAGGGTAAATGATAGGCTTTATGTATTATTTACCGTATACTTAGTATCGCCTAAGGTGTTGGTAAAGGATATTGCTATCATCTTCTTAGCAATAGGTTCGGGAATAGGGACTTTAGGTAGTTTAGTTTCTTTGAAGCGTTTTTTAGATGCATAA
- the ftsE gene encoding cell division ATP-binding protein FtsE yields the protein MIKFVNVSKEYKNGVKALVNINLTISKGEFVFLVGPSGAGKSTLIKLILKEEDPTEGRIYLNDMDITKVKNRRIPYIRRNVGVVFQDFRLLPNKTVYENVAFAMEIIGAHPKDIRRNVPMVLSMVDLSQKAHCYPHELSGGEHQRVAISRAIVNSPPILIADEPTGNLDPDTAWEIMKVLRDINRRGTTILMATHAKDIVDVMKKRVIAIEGGRIIRDEEKGVYEHELSNS from the coding sequence TTGATAAAGTTTGTCAATGTAAGCAAAGAATATAAAAATGGAGTAAAAGCTTTGGTTAATATAAATCTTACTATATCTAAGGGAGAATTTGTTTTCCTAGTTGGGCCTAGTGGAGCAGGAAAGTCTACTTTAATAAAGTTAATTTTAAAAGAGGAAGATCCAACGGAAGGAAGGATTTACTTAAATGATATGGATATTACAAAAGTGAAAAATAGGAGAATTCCCTACATAAGAAGGAATGTTGGAGTAGTTTTTCAAGATTTTAGATTATTACCAAATAAAACGGTATATGAGAATGTAGCCTTTGCTATGGAAATAATAGGGGCACATCCTAAGGATATTAGAAGAAATGTTCCTATGGTTTTAAGTATGGTTGATTTAAGTCAGAAAGCTCACTGCTATCCCCATGAACTTTCTGGAGGAGAACATCAAAGGGTGGCAATATCCAGAGCCATAGTCAACAGCCCTCCTATTTTAATAGCAGACGAGCCTACGGGGAATTTAGACCCGGATACAGCTTGGGAGATAATGAAAGTATTAAGGGATATTAATAGAAGAGGAACCACTATACTTATGGCAACTCATGCTAAAGACATAGTAGATGTTATGAAAAAGAGGGTTATTGCCATTGAAGGAGGCAGGATAATTAGAGACGAAGAGAAGGGTGTGTATGAGCATGAGCTTTCGAATTCTTAA
- a CDS encoding TolB family protein, with protein MKKIFLIVVIFALALITLGCSSHIDKSYSGINNEIKEKSLNYMIEKITLSKGFQALDPSVEILDKTNNLKLLANIGLIESSGVRIDKITKTQNTINIFVSSLQEEGKTQLAVPKVVLELRDTIDEKIENLKFNIINQNYDLIPLKFNKDQILDKIYTDFKIEPNSIPEVTLGKLRNQIYWNIIFTNIFDKENRESPLINFNIKVDALTGTVLSSTKEPISTYIDNGILLDYIPNSYLLYKQSHAENNMDYEALWIYDLEKEEQNKLYSSKAKIQSAQFSPDGKWASIIEKVEDKTDLYLISIQEKIAYKINPDSYLHPKLMKWKDNKTLIFINMKNGYSNFLTYDLDKNEAKQIFKTDKNVDSFDIYGDMILFTEPRQDLTNKNIYIYDGGNKYSDGNKSIKIGEGFKISFLNDEKIIYLKNLEVENKNIFYIFDLNENKFEYKIDKNIANYMKLSKDEFIIIEQNTHNKDYTLYKFNNLEKTITPYAKINNDKLFYDSAKEKGYISTHLPYDRDEMSIIYAVDLSKSDVVNNKN; from the coding sequence ATGAAAAAAATATTCCTTATAGTAGTAATCTTTGCATTAGCCCTAATAACCCTAGGATGTAGTAGCCATATAGACAAATCCTATTCCGGCATTAACAATGAAATTAAGGAAAAATCTTTAAACTACATGATTGAAAAAATTACTTTGTCTAAAGGGTTCCAAGCCCTAGATCCTAGCGTAGAAATACTGGATAAAACTAATAATTTAAAACTTCTGGCAAACATTGGATTGATAGAAAGCTCTGGTGTTAGGATAGATAAAATTACAAAAACCCAAAATACTATAAATATCTTTGTAAGTAGTTTGCAAGAAGAAGGAAAAACCCAGTTAGCTGTTCCCAAAGTAGTATTGGAATTGCGAGATACCATTGATGAAAAAATTGAAAATTTAAAATTTAATATAATCAACCAAAACTATGACCTTATTCCTCTAAAATTTAATAAAGATCAAATATTAGATAAAATTTACACCGATTTTAAAATTGAACCTAATTCCATACCAGAAGTAACATTAGGTAAACTGAGAAATCAAATATATTGGAATATTATTTTTACCAATATATTTGATAAAGAAAACCGAGAATCTCCATTGATAAACTTTAACATAAAAGTTGATGCCCTTACTGGTACTGTATTAAGTTCAACAAAGGAACCCATTTCTACTTATATTGATAATGGCATACTATTAGATTATATACCCAACAGCTACTTATTATATAAGCAATCCCATGCTGAAAATAATATGGATTATGAAGCTCTTTGGATTTACGATCTTGAAAAGGAAGAGCAAAATAAACTATACAGCTCTAAAGCTAAAATTCAATCTGCCCAATTCAGTCCTGATGGTAAATGGGCGTCCATAATTGAAAAGGTTGAAGATAAAACTGATTTATACCTAATATCGATACAAGAAAAAATTGCTTATAAGATTAACCCCGATAGCTATTTGCACCCTAAGCTCATGAAATGGAAGGATAATAAAACACTTATCTTTATAAATATGAAAAATGGATACTCTAACTTTTTAACCTATGATCTAGATAAAAATGAAGCAAAGCAAATATTTAAAACCGACAAAAATGTAGATTCCTTTGATATATATGGGGATATGATACTATTTACTGAACCAAGGCAGGATCTTACCAATAAGAATATCTATATCTATGACGGTGGTAACAAATATAGCGATGGCAACAAATCAATAAAGATAGGGGAAGGATTTAAAATTAGCTTTTTAAATGATGAAAAGATTATTTATTTGAAAAATTTAGAAGTCGAAAATAAGAATATATTTTATATATTTGATTTAAACGAAAATAAATTTGAATATAAAATAGATAAAAATATCGCCAACTACATGAAATTAAGTAAAGACGAATTCATTATCATTGAGCAAAATACCCACAACAAGGACTATACCCTATACAAGTTTAATAATTTGGAAAAGACCATAACCCCATATGCTAAAATTAATAACGATAAATTATTCTATGATTCCGCTAAGGAAAAAGGATATATCAGTACTCACTTACCCTATGATAGGGATGAAATGAGTATTATATATGCAGTAGACTTAAGCAAATCCGATGTAGTTAATAATAAAAATTAA
- a CDS encoding coenzyme F420-0:L-glutamate ligase, producing the protein MVRTVGTTVRGIRAPIVKKGDDLIEIVVESVLMAAEQEGFSINHRDVIGITESLVARAQGNYATAEDIAQDINKKFPGSIGVVFPILSRNRFSIILKGIALTGKKIYLLLNYPSDEVGNRLMDIDKMYELNINPYTDTLSENEYRKLFGERIYHPFTGIDYVKLYKDLIAENGGEIYISNDPTVVLKYTNDVLVANIHDRKRTKKILKDAGANIVFGLDEILTEPNNSSGYNPDYGLLGSNLATESKIKLFPRDSQHYVKEIQKRIKEKTGKLVEVMVYGDGAFKDPVAKIWELADPIVSPGYTSGLEGTPNEVKLKYLADTELNDLKGEEAIEAAKKRIASKDANLLSHNESLGTTPRRLTDLLGSLCDLTSGSGDKGTPIVLIQGYFDNYATE; encoded by the coding sequence ATGGTAAGAACTGTTGGCACTACGGTAAGAGGCATAAGAGCTCCTATTGTTAAAAAAGGGGACGATTTAATAGAAATTGTTGTAGAATCGGTGCTCATGGCAGCAGAACAGGAAGGATTCAGTATCAATCATAGAGATGTAATTGGAATTACCGAATCTTTAGTAGCAAGGGCTCAAGGTAATTATGCAACTGCAGAAGATATTGCACAGGACATTAATAAAAAGTTTCCTGGAAGTATTGGCGTTGTATTCCCAATATTAAGCAGGAACAGATTTTCAATTATTTTAAAGGGCATAGCTTTAACTGGCAAAAAAATATATCTGTTGCTTAACTATCCTTCTGATGAAGTAGGAAATAGATTGATGGATATAGATAAAATGTATGAACTTAATATAAATCCCTATACTGATACATTAAGCGAAAATGAGTATAGGAAATTATTTGGAGAAAGGATATATCATCCTTTTACGGGAATAGATTATGTAAAACTGTATAAGGATTTAATTGCAGAAAATGGCGGAGAGATATATATTTCCAATGACCCTACAGTAGTTTTGAAATATACAAATGATGTTTTGGTAGCCAATATTCATGATAGAAAACGGACTAAAAAGATTTTGAAGGACGCTGGTGCCAATATAGTATTTGGATTAGATGAAATATTAACTGAACCCAATAATAGTAGTGGATATAACCCAGATTATGGTCTACTAGGTTCAAATTTGGCAACGGAATCAAAAATTAAACTATTCCCAAGAGATTCACAACATTATGTAAAGGAAATACAGAAAAGAATTAAGGAGAAAACAGGAAAATTAGTAGAAGTGATGGTTTATGGGGATGGAGCCTTTAAAGACCCGGTAGCTAAAATTTGGGAACTAGCAGATCCCATAGTTTCACCTGGCTATACTTCTGGTTTAGAAGGCACTCCAAATGAAGTTAAGTTAAAATACTTAGCAGATACTGAATTAAATGACCTTAAGGGAGAAGAAGCCATAGAAGCTGCTAAAAAACGAATTGCAAGTAAGGATGCAAATCTATTATCCCATAATGAATCCCTTGGTACAACACCTAGAAGATTAACTGATTTATTAGGCAGTTTATGTGATTTAACTAGTGGCAGTGGGGATAAAGGGACTCCAATAGTCCTTATCCAAGGATATTTCGATAATTATGCTACTGAATAA
- a CDS encoding 5-formyltetrahydrofolate cyclo-ligase, whose protein sequence is MDKKAMRKEILEKRSKLTEEEIREKSNIIKEKLMGLDKFKKSKFIFSFISFGDEVDTHNIIKEALNLGKRIGVPITVPEKRRLLVSELYDFDKELELGYYNILTPKKEYIREVDPKEIDMVLVPGVVFTPDGYRIGYGGGYYDRFFNKNDKLFKIGLCFDLQIAEKIPVDIYDIPVNCIITEKKIINCSKENF, encoded by the coding sequence TTGGATAAAAAAGCAATGCGAAAGGAAATATTGGAAAAGAGAAGTAAACTAACAGAAGAGGAGATAAGAGAAAAATCCAATATAATTAAAGAAAAACTAATGGGGTTAGATAAATTCAAAAAATCTAAATTCATATTTTCTTTTATAAGCTTTGGAGATGAGGTTGATACCCACAATATAATAAAGGAAGCTTTAAATTTAGGTAAAAGGATAGGGGTCCCCATCACTGTCCCCGAAAAAAGAAGGCTATTAGTTTCAGAGTTATACGATTTCGATAAAGAATTGGAATTGGGATATTACAACATATTAACTCCTAAAAAGGAGTATATTAGAGAAGTGGATCCTAAAGAAATAGATATGGTATTGGTGCCTGGGGTAGTATTTACTCCAGATGGCTATCGTATAGGCTATGGTGGCGGATATTATGACCGATTCTTTAATAAAAACGATAAATTATTTAAAATAGGTTTGTGTTTTGATTTACAAATTGCAGAAAAGATTCCCGTTGACATTTATGATATACCCGTTAATTGCATCATTACCGAAAAAAAGATAATAAATTGTTCTAAAGAAAATTTCTAA
- a CDS encoding PDZ domain-containing protein: MYFGITIRAMDFYFILPLALFLSLIHPRFICFSYAGGIISIISLIFGWPEINISEIMFIIGVLHLVESFLILVDGKSSKIPVFMERRGEIVGGFSMNRFWPVPFTILINSGYLHPVTVFAILGYGDFVLSNFPEKKARITASMLSLFSLTLLILARLSREYFIFKYLAAIFSPVAHEIIIKIGRKMEEKDYIFTSVDEGLRVLDTLPKSIGEKIGLNPGDIILALNGCRVYSNRDIETLLFFRPKYIWMEVYDLNKRFVTKEYKDYQNGISHLGIVVVPKIPEQIFIVEESIAPVNKLIKNFKKRRCRNKN, translated from the coding sequence ATGTACTTCGGCATAACTATTAGGGCTATGGATTTTTATTTTATTCTGCCATTAGCTTTATTTTTATCCTTAATTCATCCTAGATTCATTTGTTTTTCATATGCTGGTGGAATTATTTCCATTATAAGTCTTATATTTGGATGGCCTGAAATTAATATAAGTGAAATAATGTTTATAATTGGAGTGCTTCATTTGGTAGAAAGCTTTTTAATCCTTGTAGATGGGAAAAGTAGTAAAATACCAGTCTTTATGGAAAGAAGAGGGGAAATAGTAGGTGGTTTTTCCATGAATAGGTTTTGGCCGGTCCCCTTTACCATACTTATTAATTCAGGATATTTACACCCAGTAACCGTATTTGCCATATTGGGTTATGGTGATTTTGTCCTTTCCAATTTTCCAGAAAAAAAAGCTAGAATAACTGCTAGTATGCTTTCTCTATTTAGCTTAACTTTACTGATTTTAGCAAGACTATCTCGGGAATACTTTATTTTTAAATACTTGGCAGCTATCTTTTCACCTGTAGCTCACGAAATAATAATAAAGATAGGAAGAAAAATGGAAGAAAAGGATTATATTTTTACTTCTGTAGATGAGGGGTTAAGAGTATTGGACACATTGCCAAAAAGTATTGGTGAAAAAATAGGACTTAATCCTGGTGACATTATATTAGCTTTAAATGGATGTAGGGTATATTCTAATAGAGATATCGAAACTTTGCTTTTCTTTAGACCAAAATACATCTGGATGGAGGTTTATGACTTAAATAAGAGGTTTGTAACAAAGGAGTACAAAGATTATCAGAATGGCATTAGTCACTTAGGAATTGTTGTAGTTCCCAAAATTCCAGAACAGATTTTTATAGTAGAAGAATCCATTGCTCCTGTAAATAAGCTTATCAAAAATTTTAAAAAGAGAAGATGTAGAAATAAAAATTAA
- a CDS encoding murein hydrolase activator EnvC family protein produces the protein MRHKKRKIYFIIALMLIFNYALVFADNSLNDLKKKQKETLQQMDKTKEEIKNLQNQAKDVSSQIDELDRQMDHAAVELEKVEKELEELNQAIDKTLKELEEAEKKIEGKQDVFNSRLRVMYKNGNVGYLEVLLSSADISDFLTRMDMIQAIVDHDVELLKYMKEQRDIIDAKKVQLQAQRASVEVTRSKLEERRSELARATRAKESLMAELEKDIKKYEEEYDKLNKLAKDIESEIVKRQRVDGPYSGGVMAWPVPGHTRISSPYGYRIHPVFKTKKLHTGIDIPASTGTKVVAAADGTVIYSGTLGGYGKTIMIDHGGGIVTLYGHNSSLVVSEGTSVKKGDTIAKIGSTGISTGPHCHFEVRKNGSYVDPIPWLKGN, from the coding sequence TTGAGACATAAGAAGAGAAAAATATATTTTATCATTGCCCTAATGTTAATTTTTAACTATGCTTTGGTTTTTGCAGATAATTCTTTAAACGATTTAAAAAAGAAGCAAAAAGAAACACTGCAACAGATGGATAAAACAAAAGAGGAAATTAAAAATTTACAGAATCAGGCTAAAGATGTTAGCAGCCAAATAGATGAATTGGACAGGCAAATGGATCATGCAGCAGTAGAGCTTGAGAAAGTGGAAAAGGAATTGGAGGAATTAAACCAAGCTATAGATAAAACATTGAAGGAGTTAGAAGAAGCAGAAAAGAAGATAGAAGGAAAACAAGATGTTTTTAATTCTCGTTTAAGGGTAATGTATAAAAATGGAAATGTAGGTTACTTAGAAGTATTGCTATCGTCTGCAGATATAAGCGATTTTTTAACTAGAATGGATATGATACAAGCAATAGTTGATCATGATGTGGAGCTTTTAAAGTATATGAAGGAACAGAGGGATATTATAGATGCTAAGAAGGTTCAACTTCAGGCGCAAAGAGCCTCCGTTGAGGTTACAAGGAGTAAATTGGAGGAAAGGAGATCTGAATTAGCAAGAGCCACTAGGGCTAAAGAATCCTTAATGGCGGAATTAGAAAAGGATATAAAGAAATATGAGGAAGAATATGATAAATTAAACAAGTTAGCGAAGGATATTGAGTCAGAAATAGTAAAAAGGCAAAGGGTGGATGGTCCCTATTCTGGTGGAGTTATGGCTTGGCCAGTACCAGGGCATACTAGGATTAGCTCTCCCTATGGGTATAGAATACATCCAGTATTTAAGACTAAAAAATTACATACGGGAATCGATATTCCTGCATCTACAGGAACTAAAGTAGTTGCAGCAGCTGATGGTACTGTAATATATTCGGGCACTTTAGGAGGATATGGGAAAACAATAATGATAGATCATGGAGGAGGTATTGTCACACTATATGGACATAATTCCTCGCTGGTGGTAAGTGAAGGGACATCGGTGAAAAAAGGCGATACAATAGCAAAAATAGGTAGTACTGGCATATCTACAGGCCCACATTGTCATTTTGAAGTTAGAAAGAATGGTTCATATGTAGATCCTATACCTTGGCTAAAGGGGAATTGA